A window of the Tunturibacter empetritectus genome harbors these coding sequences:
- a CDS encoding SCO family protein codes for MPRKPLFLLASFVLLAGCHQNASPIPSRSASAANTFTIRGQVVSTDTTRITLDGEQVPGFMEAMTMDYKLADPSVVSELHPGDRITAKVLADKQGDSFENVRLKDIVVIAQARPDYKPPVSYHVPTTGDLVPNFKLLNQSGQTIHLDQFKGKVVLMTFIYTRCQLADFCPRMSHNFASIDKALAANPALYKQTHLISVSFDPTYDTPKVLRSYGGAYTGNYTNEKFLHWDFAAPPEKELPAMTQFFNVGVTPGDSKSLTHSLSTVLINKDGKIVDWYPTNEWKPEDVLAAIKKSAA; via the coding sequence GTGCCCCGCAAGCCTTTATTTCTCCTCGCCTCTTTTGTTCTTCTCGCTGGCTGTCACCAAAACGCATCACCAATCCCATCCAGGTCAGCCTCAGCCGCAAATACATTCACAATTCGCGGCCAGGTCGTCTCCACCGATACCACGCGCATCACCCTCGACGGCGAACAGGTTCCCGGCTTCATGGAGGCGATGACCATGGACTATAAACTCGCTGACCCAAGTGTGGTAAGCGAGCTCCACCCCGGCGACCGCATCACCGCCAAGGTCCTCGCCGACAAGCAGGGCGACAGCTTCGAAAATGTTCGCCTCAAAGACATCGTCGTCATCGCGCAGGCCCGCCCTGACTACAAGCCTCCCGTCTCCTATCACGTTCCCACCACAGGCGATCTCGTACCCAACTTCAAACTCCTCAACCAGAGCGGCCAAACAATTCACCTCGACCAGTTCAAGGGTAAGGTCGTGTTGATGACCTTCATCTACACTCGTTGTCAGCTCGCAGATTTCTGCCCCCGCATGAGCCACAACTTCGCCAGCATCGACAAAGCTCTTGCAGCCAACCCAGCCCTCTACAAACAAACCCACCTCATCAGCGTCAGCTTCGACCCCACCTACGACACGCCAAAGGTTCTTCGGAGCTACGGCGGCGCCTACACCGGCAACTACACTAACGAAAAGTTTCTTCACTGGGACTTCGCCGCACCTCCAGAGAAAGAGTTGCCTGCAATGACACAATTTTTCAACGTAGGTGTCACCCCAGGCGACAGCAAATCCCTTACCCACTCTCTTTCTACAGTCCTCATCAATAAAGACGGCAAGATCGTCGACTGGTATCCCACCAACGAGTGGAAGCCAGAAGATGTATTAGCCGCAATCAAAAAGAGCGCCGCCTAA
- the phoU gene encoding phosphate signaling complex protein PhoU: MRVKFHQSLDDLKEKLLVMAGMAEQAIQRSIEAYRTRDLSICELVFRAEPSINRLEREIDQMALDLLAMEQPMAIDLRFILSVIRINADLERVGDQAVNIAVRVREMGAFANIDLPVDIPKLASLSSAMVRKSLQAFIEGDAELAESVLRLDDQVDEMNDAAFYALSSLIKEKPELTPQSLNALIISRNLERVGDHATNIAEDVIFWVRGADVRHNSTAP, from the coding sequence ATGCGCGTCAAATTTCATCAGAGTCTCGACGACTTGAAAGAAAAGCTGCTTGTCATGGCGGGCATGGCGGAGCAGGCAATTCAGCGCTCTATCGAAGCCTACCGCACGCGCGACCTTTCGATCTGCGAACTGGTCTTCCGGGCCGAACCCTCCATCAATCGCCTCGAACGTGAGATCGATCAGATGGCGCTCGATCTGCTGGCTATGGAACAGCCAATGGCCATCGACCTTCGCTTCATCCTCTCCGTGATCAGGATCAACGCCGATCTCGAGCGCGTAGGCGACCAGGCGGTCAACATCGCCGTGCGCGTACGAGAGATGGGAGCCTTCGCCAACATCGATCTCCCTGTAGATATTCCTAAGCTTGCCTCGCTCTCTTCTGCGATGGTTCGCAAGTCCCTCCAGGCCTTTATCGAAGGCGACGCCGAACTGGCCGAATCAGTTCTGCGACTCGACGATCAGGTCGACGAGATGAATGATGCGGCCTTTTACGCGCTCAGCTCACTCATCAAGGAGAAGCCCGAACTTACACCGCAATCGCTCAACGCTCTGATCATCTCCCGCAACCTGGAACGCGTCGGAGATCACGCCACAAATATCGCAGAAGATGTCATCTTCTGGGTTCGAGGTGCGGATGTTCGTCATAACAGCACCGCACCGTAG
- a CDS encoding MFS transporter produces the protein MERSKNGVPSLGLMHFGLMLTGLGTALLGPILPLLAKQWEMVDSQSGLLMMATFCGAFLGGVTVSPRLRWSLLVGLAAGAVGFGGFALSPSMALGCVGLFVGGFGLGQIITSINILAGRRFTAHRGSALSLLNFSFSLGAMLSALLAAWLLPHFALKRVLEGFAGLFVIGLLVLWRQMGGEVPDVDRFDAARVEAGLQVGLRGRVYLYFAGLLVLYGGLETCLSGWLTTFALRYGDKTLAVSEYTTLLFWMALTFGRLGASAILMHVGEKTMQRWSLTLAAGFTAALAMAHSAGTIAIFAVLLGFSLAPFFPATFALLMAERPKARQAGIVVAVSGLGAAALPWMMGVVSTRNGSLQLALALPFAAALGLLAMSLFTPRRLLVGD, from the coding sequence ATGGAGCGAAGTAAGAACGGGGTGCCTTCTCTGGGGCTGATGCATTTTGGGCTGATGCTTACCGGGCTTGGAACCGCACTGCTGGGGCCGATTCTTCCTTTGCTGGCCAAGCAGTGGGAGATGGTGGACTCGCAGAGCGGTCTTTTGATGATGGCGACGTTTTGTGGCGCTTTTCTTGGTGGAGTGACGGTGTCACCGAGGCTGAGATGGAGTCTGCTGGTGGGACTGGCAGCCGGCGCGGTGGGGTTCGGAGGCTTTGCGCTGTCTCCGTCGATGGCATTGGGTTGCGTAGGTTTGTTTGTGGGCGGATTTGGGCTTGGACAGATCATTACTTCGATCAACATCCTGGCTGGCCGCAGGTTTACGGCGCATCGCGGCTCTGCTCTGTCACTGTTGAATTTTTCGTTCAGCCTAGGAGCCATGCTGTCTGCGCTGCTGGCGGCGTGGTTGTTACCGCACTTTGCTTTGAAGAGAGTGCTTGAAGGATTCGCTGGACTGTTTGTGATTGGGCTGTTGGTGCTGTGGAGGCAGATGGGCGGAGAGGTCCCGGATGTTGACCGCTTCGACGCTGCACGGGTAGAAGCTGGTTTGCAGGTTGGTTTGAGGGGGCGAGTCTATCTGTACTTCGCTGGGTTGCTTGTGCTTTACGGTGGACTGGAGACGTGCTTAAGCGGATGGCTGACGACGTTTGCGCTGCGTTATGGGGATAAGACGCTGGCGGTGAGCGAGTATACGACGCTGCTGTTTTGGATGGCGTTGACCTTTGGGCGGCTGGGCGCTTCGGCGATACTGATGCATGTGGGAGAGAAGACTATGCAGCGATGGAGCCTGACACTGGCTGCTGGATTCACAGCGGCCCTGGCGATGGCACATTCCGCGGGGACGATTGCGATCTTTGCTGTGCTTCTCGGGTTTAGTCTTGCGCCATTCTTTCCAGCTACCTTCGCACTGCTGATGGCAGAGCGGCCTAAGGCGCGGCAAGCGGGGATTGTGGTTGCAGTTTCGGGGCTGGGGGCAGCGGCACTGCCGTGGATGATGGGAGTAGTTTCTACGAGGAATGGATCGCTGCAACTGGCGCTTGCATTGCCCTTTGCGGCCGCGCTGGGACTGCTCGCGATGAGTTTGTTTACACCTCGGAGGCTGCTGGTCGGGGACTGA
- a CDS encoding PD-(D/E)XK nuclease family protein, producing MDGRGLLPGGIAEALKQGSVVVTSNQRAARAIRLEWDRRNRALGLASWSPAAVMSWDTWLADMWQRLLVEGRVTAMRLNRSQELVVWRTILEADEELASLRTVDALAAMAADAWRLICSYDGRLSLQAAIGNSDTRSFQRWSRTFERLCLAEEFITGAQLEDALRVQVERGGTRSVFLGLVADRIALVGFDQMTPSQSRLVEAFRSTGVQVEELRLKLPAQRRLLVEAVDGQEELFLAARWVRRFLEENTGTTVAVIVPALESERREIDRVFREVLAPELEDIRADDHVGPYEFSLGSTLGEAPLVAAAFDLLRWSSEPLPLERVSALLLSPYFAMSRGERNARAEFDAFELRKARMLRPEISLRELVEMMDRSKRRVKFPQVLATLRAMQRVAGRLQGLDERSHAEWAEKMRELLETAAWGSERGESSVEFQMRLKWESALDELATLDFDGVPVDYAQALEALEGVARLTLFAPESRGAPVQVMAPLEAAGSTVDAVWFLRAGDLDWPMRAVGSSLLPWHLQRELKMPGTDPALDSERAQRITERIAASAGSVVFSYAKESPDGEQRPSPLLTGLNLEAARADELVGEESQRTIVELADFADAAQVQAPPDRVIRGGAKVLELQAACSFRAFAEKRLWSAEIESIEPGMDARESGTALHKALELFWDGVKTQDNLRSMTMEEREEALAWCVIQALRKATESSATGWDKTYVEVQNERLRRLLSGWLELELERGLPFEVKLSEKEFEDVRVGPLRLSVRMDRVDVVEGGEVLIDYKTGSASPNDWLTQRPNAPQLPLYAILSQADQLQGVAFGLVKAGKDRGLQGYAASDGVLPKPTRLKEAATLEAQVERWREVLAELAEEFHSGEARVSPKTFPGTCAHCGQRILCRLNVSLLEEEEEQEDGFAAEVGRG from the coding sequence ATGGATGGTCGCGGGCTGCTGCCGGGTGGGATTGCTGAGGCGTTGAAGCAGGGTTCAGTTGTCGTAACAAGCAATCAACGGGCAGCGCGGGCCATTCGACTGGAGTGGGATCGGCGCAACCGGGCGTTGGGTCTGGCGAGCTGGTCACCCGCAGCCGTGATGTCGTGGGATACGTGGCTTGCCGACATGTGGCAGCGGCTGTTGGTGGAGGGCCGCGTCACTGCGATGAGGTTGAATCGGTCGCAGGAACTGGTGGTTTGGCGAACCATTCTCGAAGCTGACGAGGAACTCGCAAGTTTGCGGACTGTGGATGCGCTGGCGGCTATGGCGGCGGACGCTTGGCGACTGATATGCAGTTACGATGGGCGATTGAGCCTGCAAGCGGCGATCGGCAACTCAGATACACGATCGTTCCAACGATGGTCACGCACGTTTGAACGGCTTTGTTTGGCTGAGGAATTTATAACAGGGGCCCAGTTGGAAGACGCGCTCCGGGTACAAGTCGAACGGGGGGGTACGAGAAGCGTATTCTTGGGGCTCGTAGCGGACAGGATCGCGCTGGTGGGATTCGATCAGATGACTCCATCGCAAAGCCGATTGGTGGAGGCTTTCCGTTCGACGGGAGTACAAGTGGAGGAACTGCGGCTGAAGCTCCCCGCACAGAGACGTCTGCTGGTGGAAGCGGTGGATGGTCAGGAGGAGCTGTTTCTCGCGGCGCGCTGGGTGCGGAGGTTTCTCGAAGAGAACACAGGAACAACCGTTGCTGTGATTGTGCCGGCACTTGAGAGTGAGCGCAGAGAGATTGACCGCGTATTTCGTGAGGTGCTGGCACCAGAGCTTGAAGACATTCGTGCGGACGATCACGTCGGACCTTATGAGTTTTCCCTTGGTTCTACGTTGGGGGAGGCGCCCCTGGTTGCTGCAGCGTTTGATCTGCTGCGATGGTCAAGCGAGCCGTTGCCGCTGGAGAGAGTGAGTGCGTTGCTGCTGTCGCCTTACTTCGCGATGAGCCGAGGAGAGCGGAATGCACGTGCGGAGTTCGATGCCTTTGAGCTGCGTAAGGCCCGGATGCTGCGGCCGGAGATCTCGCTGCGTGAATTGGTCGAGATGATGGATCGATCAAAGCGGAGGGTGAAGTTTCCGCAAGTGCTCGCCACATTGCGCGCGATGCAGCGGGTTGCGGGTCGATTGCAAGGGCTCGATGAACGCTCTCATGCAGAGTGGGCGGAGAAGATGCGGGAGCTTCTGGAAACGGCGGCGTGGGGCTCAGAGCGCGGGGAGTCCAGCGTCGAATTTCAGATGAGGCTCAAGTGGGAGAGTGCTCTGGATGAACTAGCGACGCTGGACTTTGACGGCGTGCCCGTGGACTATGCACAGGCACTAGAGGCTCTCGAAGGGGTTGCGCGGCTGACGTTGTTTGCCCCGGAGTCACGAGGGGCGCCGGTACAGGTGATGGCCCCGCTGGAGGCTGCGGGAAGCACGGTTGATGCAGTATGGTTCTTGCGCGCGGGCGATCTCGACTGGCCGATGCGGGCGGTTGGCAGTTCCCTGCTGCCCTGGCATCTGCAGCGTGAATTGAAGATGCCAGGAACTGATCCTGCGCTCGACAGTGAACGCGCACAGAGGATCACGGAACGGATCGCGGCAAGTGCCGGTAGTGTTGTTTTCAGCTATGCCAAGGAATCTCCTGACGGAGAGCAGAGGCCATCCCCACTGTTGACAGGACTCAATCTGGAGGCGGCTAGGGCTGATGAGCTTGTGGGGGAGGAATCACAGCGGACCATCGTTGAGTTAGCAGATTTTGCGGACGCTGCTCAAGTTCAGGCTCCGCCAGACAGGGTGATTCGCGGTGGCGCCAAGGTTTTAGAGCTGCAGGCGGCGTGTAGCTTTCGTGCATTTGCGGAGAAGCGTCTGTGGTCGGCAGAGATTGAGTCGATTGAACCAGGCATGGACGCGAGAGAGAGCGGCACAGCACTACACAAGGCGCTCGAGCTTTTTTGGGACGGGGTAAAGACACAGGATAATCTGCGTTCGATGACGATGGAGGAACGTGAGGAGGCGCTGGCGTGGTGTGTCATCCAGGCGTTGAGGAAGGCAACAGAGTCGAGTGCGACCGGTTGGGACAAGACTTATGTAGAGGTGCAGAACGAGAGGTTGCGCAGACTTCTATCCGGTTGGCTTGAGCTGGAGCTGGAGCGAGGACTGCCGTTTGAGGTGAAGCTCAGCGAGAAGGAGTTCGAGGATGTTCGCGTCGGGCCGCTGCGTCTGAGTGTGCGTATGGACCGGGTTGACGTCGTGGAAGGCGGCGAGGTACTGATCGACTACAAGACAGGCTCTGCTTCGCCGAATGATTGGCTGACGCAGAGGCCTAACGCTCCACAGCTTCCGCTCTATGCGATTCTTTCTCAGGCGGATCAGCTGCAAGGTGTCGCATTTGGTCTCGTCAAGGCTGGTAAAGACCGTGGCCTGCAGGGGTACGCAGCGAGTGACGGAGTGCTACCCAAGCCAACCAGGCTAAAAGAAGCTGCAACACTTGAAGCTCAGGTGGAGCGATGGAGAGAGGTGCTGGCGGAGCTGGCTGAGGAGTTTCACTCAGGTGAGGCGCGCGTGAGTCCGAAGACGTTTCCGGGGACCTGCGCACACTGCGGACAGAGGATCTTGTGCAGGCTTAACGTTTCGCTGCTGGAGGAGGAGGAAGAGCAGGAGGACGGCTTTGCTGCAGAGGTGGGTCGTGGCTGA
- a CDS encoding ABC transporter ATP-binding protein: MKAADRPSRGTGRATAADLTASRPKPKLTKVMPEVWKLVKPRRWLLGGSFLLMIINRLCSFALPVSSRYLINNVMYKHQLNLLPWIIGTVATATFLQGVTSYTLTQLLSTAGQRLISELRTRVQQHIGRLPVAFYDENRTGTLVARIMTDVEGVRNLVGTGLLEFVGGIITAIIAFCILIRISGRMTLLTVCILLVFGLILQKAFKTIRPIFRERSKINAEVTGRLTESLGGVRVVKGYHAEESEARVFARGVERLLKNVISSITAQSLMTLSSTMVLGVVGGLIMYLGAKEIAAHRLDVGGYVEYTMLLAFMVAPIVQLVSIGTQLTEALAGLDRTTEILNEREEDSEPNRTVAINPIHGDVAFQDVTFAYETDKPVLHGISFESKPGTVTALVGSSGSGKSTIISLICGFHNAVGGHVLIDGIDLATIRLSSYRQQLGVVLQETFLFDGTIRENILFSRPQATEEQLMEASRIARVDEFAERFPEQYDTIVGERGVKLSGGQRQRISIARAILADPRILILDEATSSLDSESEALIQSGLNFLMQGRTTFVIAHRLSTIRRADQILVIEQGRIVERGTHDSLYKLQGRYYDLYTRQHGLETNLFLAPGEGDKIEDSATVKV, encoded by the coding sequence ATGAAAGCCGCAGACCGTCCCTCTCGCGGCACCGGCAGAGCCACAGCGGCCGACCTCACTGCCTCACGCCCCAAGCCCAAACTCACCAAGGTCATGCCGGAGGTATGGAAGCTCGTCAAGCCCCGCCGGTGGCTGCTCGGCGGCAGTTTCCTGCTGATGATCATCAACCGTCTCTGCAGCTTCGCTCTGCCGGTCTCCTCGCGCTACCTCATCAACAATGTGATGTACAAGCATCAGTTAAACCTGCTGCCGTGGATCATCGGAACCGTCGCCACCGCCACCTTCCTGCAGGGAGTCACCTCTTACACCCTCACCCAGCTCCTCTCCACCGCTGGCCAGCGGCTCATCTCCGAGCTTCGCACCCGCGTTCAACAACACATCGGCCGCTTGCCTGTAGCCTTCTATGACGAGAATCGAACCGGCACCCTGGTCGCCCGCATCATGACCGACGTCGAAGGCGTCCGCAATCTGGTCGGCACAGGGTTGCTCGAGTTCGTCGGCGGAATTATCACCGCAATCATCGCCTTCTGCATTCTGATTCGCATCAGCGGCCGCATGACTCTGCTCACCGTCTGCATCCTGCTCGTCTTTGGCCTCATCTTGCAGAAGGCCTTCAAAACCATCCGTCCCATCTTCCGCGAACGCTCCAAAATCAACGCCGAGGTCACTGGCCGTCTCACTGAATCGCTCGGCGGTGTCCGCGTCGTCAAGGGCTATCACGCCGAAGAGAGTGAAGCCCGTGTCTTTGCCCGCGGCGTAGAGCGGCTCCTCAAAAACGTAATTAGCTCCATCACCGCCCAGTCGCTGATGACCCTCTCCTCCACGATGGTGCTCGGAGTTGTCGGTGGTCTCATCATGTATCTCGGCGCGAAAGAGATCGCAGCCCACCGCCTCGATGTAGGCGGTTATGTGGAGTACACCATGCTGCTCGCCTTCATGGTGGCCCCTATCGTGCAACTTGTCTCCATCGGGACCCAGCTTACCGAAGCCCTCGCAGGCCTCGACCGTACCACCGAGATTCTGAACGAACGCGAAGAAGACAGCGAGCCCAATCGCACTGTCGCCATCAATCCCATCCACGGCGACGTAGCCTTTCAAGACGTAACCTTCGCCTACGAGACCGACAAGCCAGTCCTCCACGGCATCAGCTTCGAATCCAAACCCGGCACCGTCACCGCACTTGTAGGTTCTTCAGGCTCCGGCAAGTCCACCATCATCTCCCTCATCTGCGGCTTCCACAACGCCGTCGGCGGCCACGTACTCATCGACGGCATCGATCTCGCGACCATCCGGCTCAGCAGCTACCGCCAGCAACTCGGAGTCGTCCTGCAAGAGACCTTCCTCTTCGACGGCACCATCCGCGAGAACATTCTCTTCAGCCGCCCGCAGGCCACCGAAGAGCAACTGATGGAGGCCAGCCGCATAGCCCGGGTTGACGAGTTCGCCGAACGCTTTCCCGAGCAGTACGACACCATCGTCGGCGAACGCGGCGTCAAGCTCTCCGGCGGCCAGCGCCAGCGTATCTCCATCGCCCGCGCCATCCTCGCCGATCCGCGCATCCTCATCCTCGACGAAGCCACCAGTTCGCTCGACTCAGAGTCCGAAGCTCTCATCCAGAGTGGCCTCAACTTCCTTATGCAGGGCCGCACCACCTTCGTCATCGCGCACCGCCTCTCCACCATCCGCCGCGCCGACCAGATTCTCGTCATCGAGCAGGGAAGGATCGTCGAACGCGGTACCCACGACTCGCTCTATAAACTGCAAGGCCGCTACTACGACCTCTACACCCGCCAGCACGGCCTCGAAACAAATCTCTTTCTTGCGCCAGGAGAAGGCGACAAGATCGAAGACTCGGCGACTGTTAAGGTTTAG
- a CDS encoding UvrD-helicase domain-containing protein codes for MADLFIVPQSDTPPLDTSGTRPPDWQERERALDIRRSWIVEAPAGSGKTGLLIQRYLKLLADESVEDPSQVLAITFTVKATAEMRERVIGQLENAARGEPLKSNSDFDRETRALAESVLRRDGILGWELLQHPRRLNIRTIDSVCGEVARLLPVLSGAGGRQTPVEDGMLMYREAARETLMQLGGDDVELDAALRIVLLHRDGSLRDCERLLMEMLPLRNQWGELVPLGTQQLDDTFLDETVLPKLELALEQAVCEGLTRLSLSVPADILQELASLASEMGHAEGYRGSPSPIAMCAGLHNTPQEIAEDLEHWRALIHLLTTQESKWRATAARNHLGFKIERHHAERLRLLVEQLRDRDDVLEAIKRVRSLPPIEYPQEQWVVAKALFRVLNRALAELQLVFARREECDFAELGLLARVALQREGAVADLNRALGMSLQHLLVDEMQDTSTGQYELIQLLTQRWDGHGQTVFLVGDPKQSIYLFRQARVERFVKTMQTEFLGDLPVGRLQLTANFRSQKTLVDAFNDDFSLLFPRTISATNPEDVPYVEAQAVRGSSRSGSLNLMWHARVLPWQTSTEAMKRAKCRQAKLEAEQVRAIVEHWRRRPLPPGRSEPWKLAVLVRSRNLLTDIVAELKNKSKGAIPFRAVDIEALGERQEVLDLFALTRALMHPADRVAWLAVLRAPWCGLGRADLHVLTGADDPDWAERCMGDVIAERLELLEEESRAIVLRVWPVLQAAEEKRSGLSAAQWVERTWRSLGGDASLTPEELGNARRYLQLLDEMEGDSGTIDMSLLKRRLDKLFAQPASGGWAVDLMTIHKSKGLEWDVVMVPGLQKKDPADRERLLTWSEIDFTDAEAAHIMLAPIAGRGEGSRALNLWLRGIDRAKKAAERKRVFYVACTRAREELHLFASPEATARGEVMRPYGSLLATAWPAVGRHFTAGVPASQRLIQLPMMFPKSEEESFVGEIAAGADEATRPTMLKRLPMEFRPESRFSMKRQLSQGEDAIAAGAKLFKRPEGSFEARAIGNAVHAFLEVLAKRLAEGVGVAAVLYEVAGWTPRIASVLRGDGLSLVVVERLVPRVTTALTNMLQDEEGRWVLSQHKQASNELSLSAWHDVRSSVRLDRVFYSGPQPMQAGASYLWIIDYKTATHGREGLEGFLAEERTKYGEQMEAYAQMMRDRVENGRLRVGLYYPMLPKLVWWEPGTD; via the coding sequence GTGGCTGATCTTTTTATTGTGCCACAGAGCGACACCCCTCCACTAGATACGTCCGGTACACGGCCGCCGGACTGGCAGGAGCGTGAACGAGCGCTTGATATTCGACGGTCGTGGATCGTCGAGGCGCCTGCGGGGTCTGGCAAGACCGGGCTGCTAATTCAACGCTATCTAAAGCTGCTGGCTGACGAGAGTGTCGAAGATCCCAGCCAGGTCCTGGCCATTACGTTCACAGTAAAGGCCACGGCGGAGATGCGGGAGCGCGTGATTGGTCAGCTGGAGAACGCTGCCCGAGGCGAGCCTCTGAAGAGTAACTCGGACTTTGATCGTGAGACTCGTGCTTTGGCGGAGAGCGTGCTCCGGCGCGATGGCATTTTGGGATGGGAGTTGCTGCAACATCCACGAAGATTGAATATTCGCACGATCGATTCGGTTTGCGGTGAAGTGGCGCGATTGTTGCCGGTTCTCTCAGGCGCTGGAGGCCGACAGACACCGGTTGAAGATGGGATGTTGATGTATCGCGAAGCGGCGAGAGAGACTTTGATGCAACTTGGTGGAGACGATGTGGAGCTGGATGCTGCGCTGCGCATCGTGTTGTTGCATCGAGATGGTAGCCTTCGCGACTGCGAGCGGCTGTTGATGGAGATGCTGCCGTTGCGCAATCAGTGGGGCGAACTTGTTCCGCTGGGGACGCAACAACTGGATGACACTTTTCTGGATGAAACGGTGTTGCCTAAGCTTGAGCTAGCGCTGGAGCAGGCTGTCTGTGAAGGGCTGACGCGACTGTCTCTTAGCGTTCCGGCGGATATTTTGCAGGAACTAGCCTCCCTTGCGAGCGAGATGGGGCATGCGGAAGGTTATCGAGGAAGTCCATCACCGATTGCTATGTGCGCCGGTCTGCACAATACGCCGCAGGAGATCGCTGAAGACCTTGAACACTGGCGAGCTTTGATTCATCTCCTCACGACTCAGGAGTCGAAGTGGAGGGCGACGGCGGCTCGTAATCATCTCGGCTTCAAGATTGAAAGGCATCATGCTGAGCGGTTGAGGCTTCTGGTGGAACAGCTGCGGGATCGCGACGATGTGTTGGAGGCAATCAAGAGAGTGAGGAGTTTGCCGCCTATTGAGTACCCGCAGGAGCAGTGGGTCGTGGCCAAGGCGTTGTTTCGAGTTTTGAACAGGGCGCTGGCTGAGTTGCAGCTGGTGTTTGCGCGACGCGAAGAGTGCGATTTTGCCGAGCTTGGACTGCTGGCGCGGGTCGCATTACAGCGGGAGGGCGCAGTCGCGGATTTGAACAGGGCATTGGGAATGAGCCTTCAGCATCTGCTAGTTGATGAGATGCAGGACACGTCTACGGGCCAATACGAACTGATTCAACTGCTCACCCAGAGATGGGACGGACATGGCCAGACGGTATTTCTCGTCGGCGATCCGAAGCAGTCGATCTACCTGTTCCGGCAGGCGCGAGTGGAGCGGTTTGTGAAGACGATGCAGACGGAGTTTCTGGGGGATCTTCCCGTTGGCAGACTACAGTTGACGGCAAACTTCCGTTCGCAGAAGACTCTAGTTGACGCGTTCAACGATGATTTTTCTCTTCTGTTTCCTCGGACGATCAGCGCAACGAACCCTGAGGACGTGCCGTATGTTGAGGCTCAGGCTGTACGTGGCTCTTCGCGTAGTGGCTCACTGAATCTTATGTGGCATGCCCGAGTGCTGCCTTGGCAGACTTCGACTGAAGCGATGAAACGAGCGAAATGTCGGCAAGCCAAATTGGAGGCGGAGCAGGTGCGGGCTATCGTTGAACATTGGCGTCGCAGGCCGCTGCCTCCAGGACGAAGCGAGCCGTGGAAGCTGGCAGTGTTGGTGCGGAGCCGCAACTTGCTAACGGATATCGTTGCGGAGCTGAAGAACAAATCGAAGGGGGCGATTCCGTTTCGCGCGGTGGATATAGAGGCACTGGGTGAGAGGCAGGAGGTTCTCGATCTCTTTGCGCTGACCAGAGCTTTGATGCACCCGGCAGATCGTGTGGCTTGGCTCGCAGTGTTGCGTGCTCCGTGGTGCGGCCTGGGTCGTGCCGATCTTCACGTGCTCACTGGAGCGGATGATCCCGACTGGGCAGAACGATGCATGGGAGATGTGATTGCAGAGAGGCTGGAACTGCTGGAGGAAGAGAGTCGCGCAATAGTGCTGCGCGTGTGGCCAGTGCTGCAGGCGGCAGAAGAGAAACGGTCGGGTTTAAGCGCGGCCCAGTGGGTAGAGAGGACGTGGCGATCGTTGGGCGGGGATGCGTCTTTAACGCCGGAGGAGTTGGGCAATGCACGAAGGTATCTGCAGCTTCTAGATGAGATGGAAGGAGACAGCGGCACGATCGATATGAGTCTGCTGAAACGTCGACTCGATAAATTGTTTGCTCAGCCGGCGAGCGGAGGTTGGGCTGTTGATTTGATGACTATCCATAAGTCAAAGGGCCTGGAATGGGATGTTGTGATGGTACCGGGGCTTCAGAAGAAGGATCCTGCAGATCGCGAAAGGTTGCTGACGTGGAGCGAAATCGATTTCACCGATGCGGAAGCGGCACATATTATGCTCGCGCCGATCGCGGGTCGCGGCGAAGGTTCAAGGGCGCTGAATCTCTGGTTGAGGGGTATTGATAGAGCGAAGAAGGCTGCGGAGAGAAAGCGCGTCTTCTATGTTGCGTGCACGCGAGCGCGGGAGGAGCTGCATCTGTTCGCATCTCCTGAAGCAACGGCGAGGGGAGAGGTTATGCGGCCATATGGGAGTCTGCTAGCTACGGCATGGCCCGCAGTGGGGCGGCACTTTACGGCTGGTGTTCCGGCTTCGCAGAGGCTCATTCAATTGCCCATGATGTTTCCCAAGTCTGAAGAAGAGAGCTTTGTCGGCGAGATCGCGGCGGGCGCCGACGAAGCGACACGCCCCACGATGCTTAAGCGCCTTCCGATGGAATTCAGGCCGGAGTCGCGATTTTCGATGAAGCGACAGCTCTCCCAAGGAGAGGATGCGATTGCAGCAGGAGCTAAACTCTTTAAAAGACCTGAGGGTTCCTTCGAGGCTCGTGCCATTGGCAATGCCGTCCATGCTTTCCTCGAGGTTCTAGCCAAAAGGCTGGCAGAGGGAGTGGGGGTTGCAGCCGTACTGTACGAAGTGGCGGGATGGACTCCTAGAATTGCGTCGGTGCTGCGGGGAGATGGGCTATCTCTGGTCGTGGTCGAGCGGCTGGTCCCACGAGTGACGACTGCGCTGACCAACATGCTGCAGGACGAAGAAGGACGATGGGTGCTGAGCCAGCATAAACAAGCGTCGAACGAACTCTCTCTGAGCGCGTGGCATGATGTGCGCAGCAGTGTGCGGCTGGATCGAGTGTTTTATAGCGGGCCACAACCGATGCAGGCAGGAGCCAGTTATCTTTGGATCATCGACTACAAAACTGCAACCCACGGACGTGAAGGACTGGAGGGGTTTCTTGCTGAAGAGCGAACGAAGTACGGGGAGCAGATGGAAGCTTATGCTCAGATGATGAGGGACCGCGTTGAGAACGGAAGGCTGCGGGTTGGCTTGTACTACCCGATGTTGCCAAAACTCGTCTGGTGGGAACCTGGGACGGACTGA